GAGGTCTTTTTTCTGCCCTGCACGGATCTCCTGTTTGGTCATGGTGGGCAGGGATTCCATCCCCACATCCCTGTAAGGCTCAGTGGATGTAGGTGGCCCGAGTTCCAGTTCCTCCCCTGTAGGTGTGCCATGGCCAGTGAGGCTTTGAGTATCCTGGGTAGCCTGTGTCGCACCATGCCCCTGTTCGTCGACACCCACCCACTGAGGGCATGTCTGTAGGATGTGCATGACCTCCTGGTTAGACATGCGAGAGAGGGCGTCAGCGTTTGTGTTGCTCTGTCCCCTCCGATACTGGACATCGAAATCGAAAGCAGCCAGCCTAGACACCCACCGCTGGCCTGTGGCATCCAGCTTCGCTGATGACATAACATACTTGAGAGGGTTGTTGTCTGTCTGGACAGAGAATCTACGCCCATAGAGGTGGTCGTAGAATTTGTCGGTGACCGCCCATTTAAGAGCAAGGAACTCGAGTTTGTGTGCAGGATACCTTGTCTCTGCTGGGCTCAAACCTCTACTGGCGAAGGCTATGACCCTCTCAGCTCCACCTTGGATCTGAGCTAGAACGGCGCCCAGACCCTCCCCTGAGGCGTCCGTCTGCAGAACGAAGGGCAAGCTATAGTCAGGATATCCCAGCACTGGAGCGCTTGTCAGCCTTTCTTTTAGGGTCTTAAATGCCTTCTCGCATTCATCTGTCCACAAAAAGGGTGGGTCGGTAGCCAgacttttctttccccctctccttttctttctgggGTCACCAGCAGTTAGGCGGTACAGGGGAGCAGCTAGGGTAGAGTACCCACTTACATACCGCCTATAGTATCCAGCGAATCCCAGGAATTGCAACACTTCTTTGCGATTTGTGGGCCTCACCCAGTTTTTCACCTTGCTGATCTTCTCTGGGTCTGTCCGGATCCCCTCAGCAGACACTAAGTGACCCAAATACTGAACCTCCTTTCTCACTAGGTGGCATTTAGAAGGCTTTAACTTCAAGCCATGCTCCCGAAGCCGATCGAACACCAGCTGCAGTCTTTCCAGATGCTCATCAAAGGTTTTGGAGAATATGATGAGATCATCAAGATAGATTAGGAGGTGGGTGAAGTTCAAGtcgccaaagcagcaggtcatGAGTCTCTGAAAGGTGGAGGGAGCATTCTGCAGTCCAAAGGGCATACGATTTGCTTCAAACAGCCCCATAGGGGTGCTGAATGCCGTCTTGTGTTTGTCATGCTCCGCCACCTCCACCTGCCAATAACCAGAGGTGAGGTCAAGGGTGGAGAAGTATCTTGCCTGCCCTAGAGCCTCCAGGGCTTCTTCTATTCTGGGGAGAGGGAAAGCATCTCTCGTGCTACAGGAGTTCAGTTTCCTGTAGTCAATACACAGCCTTAGTGATCCATCTTTCTTGGTTACGATCACGACAGGTGAAGCATATGGACTTTTGCTGGGCCTGATAACTCCTGTTGCCTCCATTTCTGTCAGTAACCTTCTCACGTCCTGCCACTGTGATGGGGGGATCTTACGGTAAGGCAGTCGAAATGGCATAGGGTCGACCAGAGGGATTTCATGTTGCACAGTCTTTGTATGGCCATAATCCAGGGGGTGCTGTGAGAACACACCCATGTTCCTTTCCACAAGCTCTTTAAGAAGGGAACGCTGGTGCTCGTTTTCAACATCTGCTCCACTTAAATCCACTTCCTGGCTTGCCATAACGTGGTCCATACCCAGGCATGCTTCTCTGCCTCCGCTAATGTGATGACTGCCCCGCACCCTGTCTGAAAAGTCCACAATACTTTCCACCAGAGATGCCTTGGCCAGATGCGTGTGAGGCTTGATAGTGATAGCATGCTGGGAGAGGTTCATCACTCTTACCGGGGCACATCCTTTCTTTACATCAGCAAGAACTCTGGCGACCAGGATGTCTTGGCTGAGCCGCAGGGAGGGGTGGCCTTCAATTAGGGCTGTATAAGTCTTTCTTTGTGGtccagcttttattttgcacaTTAAATCCATCTCTTTCCCTGCTTGAATGTGCACCTTGCGACCAGTATAAACAACAGGGCCCACTGTGTCATCCATATCACACTGGTCAGTGCTCTCAATCTCTAGCAGGGAGGCGTGCCACTCCGGATGAGTCTCCTTGACCTGGAGGAGGAACTGCTGGCCGTAGGTTGCCTGGAGGTGACTTCTGGAGGCACAGAGGACATTAGTTCCCACAAGCAGAGGAACAGAGGAGCGGTACTCTGTGTTAGTGACAACAAAAGCAGGCACACCCTTAAACTCTCTCCCCAACAATTTTAGGTTGATGCGTAGCACACCATGGTAGGTGACACTCTGGCCCCCTGCACCTTCTATGGGTATCTTAGAAGGCTGCAGTTTTTGTTTATGGAGGGTGGGGTGGCTGCGCCAGTACTGGTGCGTAATACTGGTTATCTGGGAGCCAGAGTCGATGAGTGCCCTGCACTTCATTCCGTTGACTTCCACCTCCCCCTCGTTCCTGGGACCAACTAGGGGAGTGCTCTCCCCTCCGTCACCTTTGTTCACCTGCAGTGTGGGGACTTGCTGCTCGCCCATGGTTGCCCCGGCGACCATGGGCTTTATCTGTTTAAAGGCTGAGCTGAGTAAGTGTTTCCCTCCATGGGGGTCACAGGCTGAGGATCGTGTGCCCACGTCTGTTCAGGCCCCGGGAGCACTGCTCTGCAAACCCGGGCTATGTGTCCTTGCTTCCCACACCGGTAGCATGTGACCACTGACATTGGGGTTGTAGCCCCAGGGGGTGGTCGGACTCTCAGTGGAGTGGCAGAGGATGGAGCATAAATTCTCGATTCAAGGTGGGTCAACTTGGCCATCTGCTCCTCCTGGCTCAGTGCTAATTTCTTGACCATCTCTGCTAGCTCTGACCACTCTGAGGGATGTTTAGCCTTTTCTGCCTTCACATTCACACTACACTCTGATGCCACTTGTACCTGGGCATAAgttttctttgatttgttttgagGCTGGaatctctttgtttcttttgctaGATTTCGGAGCTCAGCCTGCAGCTCACGGAAACTCAAAAGCCGGGGCTTCATTGGCGAGATCCTCGCATACACATCCTCATCATTAATCCCCCGTATGAACTGCCGGGTGAGTTTACTGTCACGGTCAGGAAAAGGCTTGCctcctctttggttttcttccacAGCTCGCAGTGTTGCCTCCAGTGCTATAGCATATGAACAGGCAGACTCCCCAGACCTCTGAACACGCTCATAGAAGTCCGCTAGTAGATCTGAGGAGCTCTGTGTGTCGCCGTACTCTGCTCTCAGTTCTTCGAATGCCCTTTCAGGTGTTTGGTCATGGAGAGGTAGATTCAGGACCAGCTTTCGGGCTTCACCAGTTAGGTGACGCACCACCGTGGAAAAGCGGAGGTGAATGGGGAGCTCTATTGCCTCAAGAAGATACTGCATGTCACGAATCCAGTCCTCTACAAGCACCTTGCTGTCAGCACTGCCAGTGAAGACTTGGACATTTTTCACTTGATGAGTCTGTATAAAACCACCGTAGGCAGCTAATGGGGGGTTAGCG
This genomic window from Astatotilapia calliptera chromosome 16, fAstCal1.2, whole genome shotgun sequence contains:
- the LOC113008516 gene encoding uncharacterized protein LOC113008516, which encodes MLRDVADTPKRAQPHLLNEGATASASTVDQQSSVKSKLVTQFPSFTGQRLQYHTPIRDLTDSGLGTQQTPPPTMLSPQTDLGVAPAHAPPLPPYGGQMQVPSHLSEIRPRSVPTNQTSQSNHSPLTTAPPVFRPDIQITMPPAFSPQASVHGPTATPARHVASYPNYPAVHSTQHPTLNQSLNTPYPTMTVPFSPQAYTSHLYSTPAPQAAMPSPLTVQGVGIMNNPSAAEQTLESSKHGLTPRLPHMPLAAVHDSRAPLHSSAISPNTVMPPIVNMTHGGSIAPPGTHASMHVPTSALDPQTHQVKNVQVFTGSADSKVLVEDWIRDMQYLLEAIELPIHLRFSTVVRHLTGEARKLVLNLPLHDQTPERAFEELRAEYGDTQSSSDLLADFYERVQRSGESACSYAIALEATLRAVEENQRGGKPFPDRDSKLTRQFIRGINDEDVYARISPMKPRLLSFRELQAELRNLAKETKRFQPQNKSKKTYAQVQVASECSVNVKAEKAKHPSEWSELAEMVKKLALSQEEQMAKLTHLESRIYAPSSATPLRVRPPPGATTPISAFKQIKPMVAGATMGEQQVPTLQVNKGDGGESTPLVGPRNEGEVEVNGMKCRALIDSGSQITSITHQYWRSHPTLHKQKLQPSKIPIEGAGGQSVTYHGVLRINLKLLGREFKGVPAFVVTNTEYRSSVPLLVGTNVLCASRSHLQATYGQQFLLQVKETHPEWHASLLEIESTDQCDMDDTVGPVVYTGRKVHIQAGKEMDLMCKIKAGPQRKTYTALIEGHPSLRLSQDILVARVLADVKKGCAPVRVMNLSQHAITIKPHTHLAKASLVESIVDFSDRVRGSHHISGGREACLGMDHVMASQEVDLSGADVENEHQRSLLKELVERNMGVFSQHPLDYGHTKTVQHEIPLVDPMPFRLPYRKIPPSQWQDVRRLLTEMEATGVIRPSKSPYASPVVIVTKKDGSLRLCIDYRKLNSCSTRDAFPLPRIEEALEALGQARYFSTLDLTSGYWQVEVAEHDKHKTAFSTPMGLFEANRMPFGLQNAPSTFQRLMTCCFGDLNFTHLLIYLDDLIIFSKTFDEHLERLQLVFDRLREHGLKLKPSKCHLVRKEVQYLGHLVSAEGIRTDPEKISKVKNWVRPTNRKEVLQFLGFAGYYRRYVSGYSTLAAPLYRLTAGDPRKKRRGGKKSLATDPPFLWTDECEKAFKTLKERLTSAPVLGYPDYSLPFVLQTDASGEGLGAVLAQIQGGAERVIAFASRGLSPAETRYPAHKLEFLALKWAVTDKFYDHLYGRRFSVQTDNNPLKYVMSSAKLDATGQRWVSRLAAFDFDVQYRRGQSNTNADALSRMSNQEVMHILQTCPQWVGVDEQGHGATQATQDTQSLTGHGTPTGEELELGPPTSTEPYRDVGMESLPTMTKQEIRAGQKKDLVIGPVLHYKSMNQKPSRSERMSAEGHVRLLLKEWRRLAVRDGILYRCVQDSQRGVVEQLVLPEDLRISVKTALHDDSGHLGFERTLHMIRERFYWPRMFQEIKAWCEQCERCCLRKTPTAGVRAPLVSIHSSAPLELVCVDFLTLEKSKGGIENVLVVTDHFSRYAQAYPTKDQKASTVARVLYRNFFCRFGFPAKLHADQGRNFESAVVKELCKCTGITKTHTTPYHPQGNGTTERFNRTLMNMLGTLEPHLKSRWHEYVDAMTHAYNCTRHDSTGYTPYYLMFGRHPRLPVDLVFGLSTTNGSGGYSDYVQTLHDCLSQAYAQANQASRQAKGHQKRYYDRQAKSQSFSPGDRVLVKVCHVEGRSKLGDKWESRPYIVVKKQPDMPVYVVRSKNGDTERVVHRNLLTQCMFLPVEQVGEEAREEMKLDVEEVHGGGIEDSGEQAGEVIRQDEESDMIEDGETDSLEGGVEGISPEAANGSLAPTGPEERDPGAAQESEDWRGNETARVTHSPPRPREPRRNLPRSRHPPKRLTYGLRVNKPGEDQEKIERGWKLWQRAKARRAAGNT